The nucleotide sequence TTGCCGAAGCCCTGCACGAAATAGGTCAGGCCGGAAAGTTCCAGGCTCCGGTCGCGCGCCCATTCCTCGAGCAAATACACCAACCCCTGCGCGGTGGCCTTGTCGCGCCCGACGCTGCCGCCGGATTCGATCGGCTTGCCCGTCACGACATGCACCGCCCGCGCGCGATCCATCGGCGAAACGGTCGAAAGATACGTGTCCAGAATCCACGCCATGATCTGCGGGTTCGTGTTCACGTCGGGCGCGGGGATGTCGTACTCCGGCCCGATCACGTTGCCGAGCGCATACGTGAAACGGCGCGTGATGTGTTCGATCTCGTTGATGGCGTAAGTTTCGGGCGCGAACTGGATGCCGCCCTTGGCGCCGCCGAACGGAATGCGCGCGAGCGAACACTTCCACGTCATCCACGCCGCGAGCGCGCGCACCTCGTCGATGCTCACCGACGGATGAAAACGCAGTCCGCCCTTGTACGGGCCGAGCGCGTTGTTGTGCTGCACGCGATAGCCCGTGAACACCTCCACGCGGCCGTCCTCGAATTTCACCGGAAAGTGAACGACGACCTCGTTGGTGGTGTTTGAAAGAATCTTGCGGATGTTCGGGTCAAGGCCCATCACATCCGCGGCCGCGTCGAACTGGCGGCGTACGTTCGCGTACAACGATGGCCGTCGGCGTTCGATTTCCGTCATGGAATCGTCCCCTGGGATTGACGTGCGTTTCGCTTATCGGCATGCACGTTCGGGATATTAAGCGCCGGTCTCAAAACGGCAAGAACCGCTCCGGCAAGGCGACGGGCGCCCTTCGATCGCCAAGATTCACCCGCCCGGCCCCACCCGCAAGGGACGAAACTTGACGCTTGTCACG is from bacterium and encodes:
- a CDS encoding Glu/Leu/Phe/Val dehydrogenase — its product is MTEIERRRPSLYANVRRQFDAAADVMGLDPNIRKILSNTTNEVVVHFPVKFEDGRVEVFTGYRVQHNNALGPYKGGLRFHPSVSIDEVRALAAWMTWKCSLARIPFGGAKGGIQFAPETYAINEIEHITRRFTYALGNVIGPEYDIPAPDVNTNPQIMAWILDTYLSTVSPMDRARAVHVVTGKPIESGGSVGRDKATAQGLVYLLEEWARDRSLELSGLTYFVQGFGNVGGWTARLMAEHGAKLVAVEDATGAIANPGGLDAGALLAFAQRTGGVRGYENATAIDHETFLGTVADIFIPAAMENQITGDTAGLLNVRLVVEGANGPTNPEGDEVLHERGIELLPDILANSGGVVVSYHEWLQNKRSEAWELEEVDTKLRKRITSAYERTKERAAEFGTTMRTAAQIEALHHLEAVYKERGIFP